From the Montipora capricornis isolate CH-2021 chromosome 2, ASM3666992v2, whole genome shotgun sequence genome, one window contains:
- the LOC138037748 gene encoding octopamine receptor beta-1R-like: protein MRGSSNETSNECFITVPVLFLIGEKHVLLVNIAANVFLMLTASLGNLSILLSFLHVPSLRTTSNYLLCGLALTDLGVGLVVHPLYISVMYSLYNNTTPHCIINSVYSIATSFFAGVSLLYITVIGTDRYLAITLNLRYHEFVTERKTKITQVVLWSVSGLMTLVWLEGFLIYSNVAAAFVGISLVVTFAVYTKLYFVVRRHKSQIQNQIPTQIYDFENVRLRRLQRSAINTLCIFFIFLLCYLPFFVFTAMGNLSSSPKKKMVIVYEYTTTLMLFNSSINPLMYCFRLLEFRNALKTTFKRTFCLHSSHE, encoded by the coding sequence ATGAGGGGATCGTCCAACGAAACCAGTAACGAATGCTTCATCACGGTACCTGTTTTGTTCCTGATCGGAGAAAAACATGTTCTGTTGGTCAATATCGCTGCAAATGTATTTCTCATGTTAACAGCAAGTTTGGGAAACCTTTCCATTCTGCTCAGTTTCCTGCACGTTCCATCTTTACGCACAACATCAAATTATTTGTTATGTGGGCTGGCCTTGACTGACCTAGGAGTAGGCCTTGTGGTTCATCCTTTGTACATCTCTGTGATGTACAGTCTCTACAATAACACTACACCACATTGTATCATAAACTCGGTTTATAGCATAGCCACGTCATTCTTTGCCGGTGTTTCCCTTTTATACATCACAGTCATTGGTACAGACAGGTATCTTGCGATTACGTTGAATCTCCGTTACCACGAATTCGTgacagaaagaaaaacgaagattACACAAGTAGTTCTGTGGTCAGTGAGTGGTTTAATGACTCTTGTGTGGCTTGAAGGCTTTCTTATTTACTCGAACGTCGCAGCCGCTTTTGTCGGAATTTCCCTCGTAGTGACATTTGCTGTTTATACCAAATTGTACTTTGTTGTGAGACGCCATAAATCTCAAATCCAGAATCAAATACCAACGCAGATATATGACTTCGAAAACGTTCGCCTAAGGAGGCTACAGAGATCGGCCATTAACACTTTGTGCATCTTTTTCATCTTCCTGCTCTGTTACCttcctttctttgtcttcaCAGCAATGGGTAACTTGTCATcttcgccaaaaaaaaaaatggttattGTGTACGAATACACCACGACATTAATGCTCTTCAATTCATCTATTAATCCACTGATGTATTGCTTTCGTTTACTTGAATTCAGAAATGCTCTCAAGACGACTTTCAAAAGAACTTTCTGTTTGCATTCTTCTCATGAATAA